The following proteins are co-located in the Deinococcus metallilatus genome:
- the lpdA gene encoding dihydrolipoyl dehydrogenase codes for MTKQMDFDLLVIGAGPGGYHAAIRAAQLGLKVACAEREALGGVCLNVGCIPTKALLHAGEMMAAAHEAADFGLSFGEQKLNVQKLNGWKDGIVKKLTGGVGALFKANKVTHLVGQASFVDPHTVKVGDKTYTASNIIIATGSEPARLPGLEVDQQNIVDSTGALVVPDPIPARMLCVGGGVIGFEFAHVYNNLGAKVKVIEFLPSIIPGADADAVKEFSKAMKKQGIEIETQTKANKAEKKADGIHVELESVKTGEKRTEVFDRVLVAVGRRPRTDGLNAQAAGVTVTDRGFIPADREQRTNVPHIYAIGDVAGNPMLAHKAMKEGLVAAEVVAGKPAAQDAVAIPGVVYTSPELAWVGLTEQEAKDKGYQVKTGNFPFSASGRAMTLQQTDGFVKMVVEKDTDLVLGVHIVGPHASDMLGEASLALEMAATAADIALTIHAHPTLGESVLEAAEAVHKQAIHIMNR; via the coding sequence ATGACGAAACAGATGGACTTTGACCTCCTCGTGATCGGGGCCGGGCCGGGCGGCTACCACGCCGCGATTCGCGCCGCGCAACTGGGCCTCAAGGTGGCCTGCGCCGAGCGCGAAGCCCTGGGCGGCGTGTGCCTGAACGTGGGCTGCATTCCCACCAAGGCGCTCCTGCACGCGGGCGAGATGATGGCTGCCGCCCACGAGGCTGCCGACTTCGGCCTGAGCTTCGGGGAGCAGAAGCTGAACGTGCAAAAGCTCAACGGCTGGAAGGACGGCATCGTCAAGAAGCTGACCGGCGGCGTGGGCGCTCTCTTCAAGGCCAACAAGGTCACGCATCTGGTCGGCCAGGCCAGCTTCGTCGATCCCCACACGGTCAAGGTGGGCGACAAGACCTACACCGCCTCGAACATCATCATCGCGACCGGCTCGGAACCCGCGCGGCTGCCGGGGCTGGAGGTGGACCAGCAGAACATCGTGGACTCCACCGGCGCCCTCGTTGTGCCCGACCCCATCCCGGCGCGGATGCTGTGCGTGGGCGGCGGCGTGATCGGCTTCGAGTTCGCGCACGTGTACAACAACCTCGGCGCCAAGGTGAAGGTGATCGAGTTCCTGCCCAGCATCATCCCCGGTGCCGACGCCGACGCGGTGAAGGAATTCAGCAAGGCGATGAAGAAGCAGGGCATCGAGATCGAGACGCAGACCAAGGCCAACAAGGCCGAGAAGAAGGCGGACGGCATCCACGTCGAACTGGAGAGCGTCAAGACCGGCGAGAAGCGCACCGAGGTCTTCGACCGCGTGCTGGTCGCAGTGGGCCGCCGTCCCCGCACCGACGGCCTGAACGCGCAGGCGGCGGGCGTGACCGTCACCGACCGCGGCTTCATCCCTGCCGACCGCGAGCAGCGCACCAACGTGCCCCACATCTACGCGATTGGCGACGTGGCCGGAAACCCGATGCTGGCCCACAAGGCGATGAAGGAAGGGCTGGTCGCTGCCGAGGTGGTCGCCGGGAAGCCCGCCGCGCAGGACGCCGTCGCCATCCCCGGCGTCGTCTACACCAGCCCCGAACTCGCCTGGGTCGGCCTCACCGAGCAGGAGGCCAAGGACAAGGGCTATCAGGTCAAGACCGGCAACTTCCCCTTCAGCGCCTCGGGCCGCGCGATGACCCTCCAGCAGACCGACGGCTTCGTGAAGATGGTGGTCGAAAAGGACACCGATCTGGTGCTGGGCGTCCACATCGTCGGCCCCCACGCCTCGGACATGCTGGGCGAGGCCAGCCTGGCGCTGGAGATGGCCGCCACCGCCGCCGACATCGCCCTGACCATCCACGCGCACCCCACCCTCGGGGAGTCCGTGCTGGAGGCCGCCGAGGCGGTCCACAAGCAGGCGATTCACATCATGAACCGCTGA
- the hemW gene encoding radical SAM family heme chaperone HemW: MPALDPTVRHLYVHVPFCPTICPYCDFHVLTRRAGLVEKYLERVEEEAARLAGEYAVDLDTVYIGGGTPSFLRDPEITALSESIRRHLGWGRLENTLEINPGTVSADRAALWRDLGFDRASVGVQSLDDATLKFLGRQHDARQAREAVTTLVDRGFRVSGDLITAVPGQPLESDIRGLVDLGVGHVSAYTLTIEPGTEFARRGVTVEEDDERAGFERTEELLTALGFTRYEVSNYARPGQESRHNLAYWLGRTYLGLGPGAAGHYPAGLQSSAGQLYESAGGGGEQMADGLDLHSPLTTDHSPLTLRRTNPHLHDWLTGKEGEVQPIDAEEYVTDALFMGLRLREGLNLADLTRRSGLNVRERYARPLAANVRRGLLTLEGDQLRATPTGWWLLNRVVAEFLEA; this comes from the coding sequence GTGCCCGCCCTCGACCCGACCGTCCGCCACCTTTACGTCCATGTTCCGTTCTGTCCGACCATCTGCCCGTACTGCGATTTTCACGTCCTGACGCGCCGGGCGGGATTGGTCGAAAAGTACCTGGAACGGGTGGAGGAGGAAGCCGCGCGGCTTGCGGGCGAGTACGCGGTGGACCTCGACACGGTGTATATCGGCGGCGGGACACCCAGCTTTCTGCGCGACCCGGAAATCACGGCTCTCTCGGAGAGCATCCGCCGTCACCTGGGCTGGGGCCGCCTGGAAAACACGCTGGAGATCAACCCCGGTACCGTTAGCGCGGACCGGGCGGCCCTGTGGCGTGACCTGGGCTTCGACCGAGCGTCGGTGGGCGTACAGAGCCTCGACGACGCCACGCTGAAGTTCCTGGGCCGACAGCACGACGCGCGGCAGGCCCGCGAGGCCGTGACGACCCTGGTGGACCGGGGCTTTCGCGTGAGCGGCGACCTGATCACCGCCGTGCCCGGCCAGCCCCTCGAAAGCGATATTCGCGGGCTGGTGGACCTGGGCGTGGGCCACGTCAGCGCCTATACCCTCACCATCGAGCCGGGCACCGAGTTCGCCCGCCGGGGCGTGACTGTGGAGGAGGACGACGAGCGCGCGGGCTTCGAGCGCACCGAGGAACTTCTCACCGCCCTCGGTTTCACCCGCTACGAGGTCAGCAACTACGCGCGTCCCGGTCAGGAATCCCGCCACAACCTCGCCTACTGGCTGGGCCGCACGTATCTGGGGCTGGGGCCGGGGGCGGCGGGACACTATCCAGCGGGCTTGCAAAGCTCTGCGGGGCAGCTCTACGAGTCCGCAGGAGGGGGCGGAGAGCAGATGGCAGATGGACTTGACCTCCACTCACCACTGACCACTGACCACTCCCCCCTCACCCTCCGCCGCACCAACCCCCACCTCCACGACTGGCTGACGGGCAAGGAGGGCGAAGTGCAGCCGATAGACGCCGAGGAGTACGTCACCGACGCACTCTTTATGGGCCTGCGCCTGCGCGAAGGCTTGAACCTCGCGGACCTGACGCGGCGCAGCGGGCTGAACGTCCGCGAGCGGTACGCGCGGCCTCTCGCCGCCAACGTGCGCCGGGGCCTGCTGACCCTGGAGGGCGACCAACTCCGCGCCACGCCGACGGGCTGGTGGCTGCTCAACCGGGTGGTGGCGGAGTTTCTGGAGGCTTGA